Proteins from one Monodelphis domestica isolate mMonDom1 chromosome 6, mMonDom1.pri, whole genome shotgun sequence genomic window:
- the LOC100618025 gene encoding FERM domain-containing protein 8 has protein sequence MGRGGGLRGAGRFLLYSLPCTGSRPVQREMEGGEGGPGSGPAERSQRSSVSSVGTRVADILVYLMDDTVVPLAVENVASITAQDLHRSIREALQLPDVAMEAFALWLISPLLEVQLKPKHQPYKVCRQWSDLLFRFTDAPEDDIAVDEPSLQFRRNVFFPKRRELQVSSEDVLRLLYEEAKFNVLEVRYPCDAEDCEKLGALVCRLKLGPYRQGQQTACAVKEKLDSFLPAHLCKRPHGLFTAFRSRGPRLVPGEQGLLSAYQEVKEEASGPEAELLARHYRAYLHKCHELPYYGCAFFCGEVDKPAQGFLHRGGRKTVTVAINLEGVHVIDTKEKHVLLGLRFQELSWDYTCSGEDEHVLWLEFDGESEGTPVNKLLKVYSKQAELMSGLIEYCIELGLAKEPPPPPETKVSPSAAPGPPPPAASQRHKLRRQSSVVCSRIQHLATIDYVDDGKEIKRVKPKRTTSFFSRQLSLGPATYTAVQPADGLEQS, from the exons ATGGGCCGTGGGGGCGGGCTCCGCGGGGCCGGGCGCTTCCTGCTCTACTCCCTTCCGTGTACTGGGAGCCGCCCGGTCCAGCGAGAG ATGGAAGGAGGTGAGGGGGGCCCTGGATCAGGCCCCGCCGAGCGGTCCCAGCGCAGCAGCGTGTCCTCCGTGGGAACCCGAG TGGCCGACATTCTGGTGTACCTCATGGACGACACCGTGGTGCCCCTGGCCGTGGAGAACGTGGCCTCCATCACAGCCCAGGACCTTCACCGCTCCATCCGCGAGGCCCTGCAGCTGCCCGACGTGGCCATGGAGGCCTTTGCCCTCTGGCTCATCTCGCCTTTGCTTG AGGTGCAGCTGAAACCCAAACACCAGCCCTACAAGGTGTGCCGGCAGTGGTCAGACCTGCTGTTCCGCTTCACGGACGCCCCCGAGGACGACATTGCCGTGG ATGAGCCTTCCCTGCAGTTCCGAAGGAACGTCTTCTTCCCAAAGCGGAGGGAGCTGCAG GTCAGCAGCGAGGACGTCTTGAGGCTGCTCTACGAAGAGGCCAAGTTCAACGTGCTGGAGGTGCGCTACCCCTGTGACGCCGAGGACTGCGAGAAGCTCGGGGCGCTGGTGTGCCGCCTGAAGCTGGGCCCGTACCGCCAGGGCCAGCAGACGGCCTGTGCCGTGAA AGAGAAGCTCGACTCCTTCCTGCCCGCCCATCTCTGCAAGAGGCCTCACGGCCTCTTCACGGCCTTCCGGAGTCGGGGTCCCCGGCTGGTCCCGGGGGAGCAGGGCCTGTTGAGCGCCTACCAGGAGGTGAAGGAGGAGGCGTCGGGCCCGGAGGCCGAGCTGCTGGCCAGGCATTACCGGGCCTACCTGCACAAGTGCCACGAGCTGCCCTACTACGG GTGTGCCTTCTTCTGCGGCGAGGTGGACAAGCCGGCCCAGGGCTTTCTGCACCGCGGTGGGCGCAAGACCGTGACCGTCGCCATCAACCTGGAGGGCGTCCACGTCATCGACACGAAGGAGAAG CACGTCCTCCTGGGCCTGCGCTTCCAGGAGCTGTCCTGGGACTACACGTGCTCAGGCGAGGACGAGCACGTCCTGTGGCTGGAGTTCGATGGGGAGAGTGAGGGCACGCCTGTCAACAAGCTGCTGAAGGTCTACTCCAAGCAG GCGGAGCTCATGAGCGGCCTCATCGAGTACTGCATCGAGCTGGGCCTCGCCAAGGAGCCCCCGCCGCCCCCCGAGACCAAGGTGAGCCCCTCGGCCGCCCCCGGCCCGCCGCCTCCCGCCGCCTCCCAGCGCCACAAGCTTCGAAGGCAGAGCAGCGTGGTGTGCAGCCGGATTCAGCACCTGGCCACCATCGACTACGTGGACGACG GCAAGGAGATCAAGAGAGTGAAGCCCAAGCGGACAACTTCCTTCTTCAGTCGCCAGCTGTCCCTGGGCCCAGCCACGTACACCGCGGTCCAGCCCGCAGACGGTCTGGAGCAGAGCTGA